In the genome of Bacteroidales bacterium, the window CCGATTTCAAATTTTTGAGGACTTTCGTAATCGATCGTTTCGTTTTGCGAAAGTAATACATTATTTAATAGTAAAAGTATAAAAATATAAATTCCCCACCTGCTGTTCTTCATAATTATTTAGAATTAATTTGTTCGGTTGTTTTGCCAAAGCGACGTTCTCTTTTTTGAAAATCTATAATGGCATAGTAAAAGTCTTCTTTTGTAAATTCAGGCCATAGGGTTGGTGTAAAATATAATTCAGTATATGCTAATTGATAAAGTAAGAAATTACTAATTCGATACTCTCCACTAGTTCTTATGAGCAAATCGGGATCGGGTATGGGATATGAATTAAGGTGTTGTTGAATAGTTTGGTCGGTAATATCTTCGGGTTGTAATTGGTTGTTTTTTATTTTATAAGCAATATTTTGAACCATATCTTTAATTTCCCATCGGGAGCTATAACTAAGCGCTAAGGTAAGGGTTAAACGTGAATTTGATGCTGTTTCGTTTATGGTTTTTGTTAATTTTTCATAAACCTTGGGTGGAAGTTGTGTCAAATTTCCAATAGCATTGAGTTTAATATTATTCTTATTAAGAGTAGGTAATTCTTTATTGATGGTTTCTACTAATAAATTCATTAACGCATTAACTTCGTCTTGTGGGCGGTTCCAGTTTTCAGTTGAAAATGCATATAAAGTAAGGTATGGAATACCAAGTTCAGCAGAAGCTTCGGTAACATTTCGAACCGATTCTGTACCTTTATTGTGTCCGAAAATTCTTGATAGTCCTTGTTTTTTTGCCCAACGTCCGTTACCATCCATAATAATGGCCACGTGTGTAGGAAGTTTATTTTTGTCTATTTGTTCTAATAAATGATTACTCCCATGCATTGCAAATTTCCTCTGTTAATCTGATTTTATATGTTAAAAAGAATCCCAAAAAGGCATAATAATCTTTTTGATGATAATATGCTATTTGTTTGTTTAATAGATAATTATGTTCGGTGGTTGTGGTTGGTAGAGTTTTGTACCACGATAAATTATCTAAACCATCGGTGAATGTTTTTCGATATGCCCATTCTATACCTACTCCGAGGCGAGGTGCTAAATTTGCTTTAAGTCCAATTCCAAAGGGTATGGCAGGTTGGTAAACATGGTCGGCGTATGAGGCTATTAAGAATGTAGCTCCTGTAAAAACGTAGGGTGTCCATTTTTTCTTTTTATCTCCTTGTCGATAGGGTAGAAAATTAAGTTCTAATTGGGCTGTTGTTTCAACTATGGGAGTTGAAAATTTTGCGTGTCGATAATGTTGGTATTGAAATTTTGAATTATCATCGTTACCTTTTAATCCGCCTGTAAAAATACCTCCTCGTATTGCCCAACGAGTATGAAAAGCATAGCGAATAAAGCCTCCATATGCAAATTGGGGTGAATATAATAGTTTCGATGTATTTATTTCGCCTTGATAATAGGAGGTACCTGCATATAATCCAAAATCAAGATTTTGTTGAGCATGTATTGTTTTAATTTTTACAATACAACATAGTATAAGGGAGGTTACAATATATTTAATCTGTATGTTAGACATATTAGAATTTAGGTAAACCACTTCGTGCGGTTTTTAATTTATAAGTAAATATTAGCGATATTGTTGCATAGGAGTCGCGAGCCTTAGAATGTATGTCTGAAAAACCATCGAGGTAATCGGTTGTTGTATAACGTTGTCCAAACTCAATACCTATGGTAGTTCTACGGTTAAAACCATATCTAAAACCAATTCCTATAGGTATTACAGCATTAAATTTACTAAAATGTTCGTTTTTATTTGTATGAAAATCTTTATTAGTAGTATGAGGATTAAAATAAATTCCTCCAACACCAATAAAAACGTAGGTGTTAATATACATGAGTTTAAATCGTCGTAAATTTTGAAAAGTATAGCGAGCTCCAAGTCGTTCTTTTAAAATGGAATATTCGCCTTGGATGGAAGGTTCAAAAAAACCGCTATAAAAACTTGCATTTCTGTTTCTACGTGGTTCGTATTCGGTATAGGTATCGCTGCCATTTAATCGTCCGTAAATAAAATTTAATTTTAGTGCAAATTTTTCTTTAACTTTATAACGAATGCCAACAGCCAAGTTATATCTCGTACCACGTAAATCGATATCGCCTAAAAAATGGGTTCCGGGTTTATTGGCGCCTCCTAATTCTCCATAAAAGAGTGTTGGACCGCAAGATGCAAAAAGTTCATATCGTGTACGTTTCCAACGTTGTGCTTCTATGGTGTTAATTAAAAGCAAAAAAGATATTATGATGAATCCAATTTTTTTCATTTACCTAAATTTTGGTAGTCCTCCTCTGGTTGTATAAAGTTTATATGTTAAATTGAGAATAAGAAACATGTAAGCATCTTTATCTTTGGCATCGCCACGTTGTTGGTATGCGGCAGTTTGGTTGGGAAAAGTGTGGTCTGATGGATCGGCTAAATATGCAGCTACATCGCCTCGAGCTTCTCTTA includes:
- a CDS encoding isoprenyl transferase, producing MHGSNHLLEQIDKNKLPTHVAIIMDGNGRWAKKQGLSRIFGHNKGTESVRNVTEASAELGIPYLTLYAFSTENWNRPQDEVNALMNLLVETINKELPTLNKNNIKLNAIGNLTQLPPKVYEKLTKTINETASNSRLTLTLALSYSSRWEIKDMVQNIAYKIKNNQLQPEDITDQTIQQHLNSYPIPDPDLLIRTSGEYRISNFLLYQLAYTELYFTPTLWPEFTKEDFYYAIIDFQKRERRFGKTTEQINSK